In Edaphobacter aggregans, the sequence GGGTTGAGGTGAAGGACCCGGTGTTCATGCTGGATGAGATCGACAAGCTGGGCCGCGATTTCAGGGGCGATCCTGCGAGTGCGCTGCTGGAGACGCTGGATCCGGAGCAGAACAATACGTTCCGGGACAACTATCTGGATCAGCCGTTCGATTTGAGCAAGGTGCTGTTTATCTGCACGGCGAACCAGCTGGATACGATTCCGGGGCCCTTGCTCGATCGTATGGAGATCATTGAGCTGACGGGTTATACGGAGGAGGAGAAGGCGAATATTGCTGTGAAATATCTGATTCCGCGGCAGACGAAGGAGAATGGCATTACTGCGGAGAATATCGAGTTCCCGATTGAGAGCGTGCGGCTGGTTGCGCGGCACTATACGCGTGAGGCTGGTGTACGCAAGCTCGAGCAGCAGATTGGGACGATCTGCAGGAAGGTTGCGCGGCGGATTGCCGAGGGCCATTCGGAAAAGCTGGTGATTACTCCGGAGATCGTGCACGAGTTCCTTGGTGGTATCAAGGTGCGCGTGGATACGGAGATTGCTGAGCGGACCAAGCGTGCGGGCGTGGCGGTTGGACTGGCGTGGACTCCGGCGGGCGGCGATGTGTTGTTCATCGAAGCGAACCGGATGAAGGGCAAGGGCAGCTTCACGATCACCGGGCAGATCGGCGATGTGATGAAGGAGAGCATGCAGGCGGCGCTGACCTGGGTCAGGTCGAATGCGGCTTCGCTGGGTGTGGATGAGGACTTTTTGAAGGACTCGGATCTGCATATTCACGTGCCTGCGGGAGCGATTCCTAAGGATGGGCCTTCGGCTGGTGTGACCATGGCTACGGCTCTGGTGAGCTTGCTGACGGATACTCCGGTGCATCCGCTGACGGCGATGACGGGCGAGATTACGCTGAGTGGCAATGTGCTGCCGGTTGGCGGAATCAAGGAGAAGTTCCTTGCGGCGAAGCGGGCCGGCGTGCGGGATGTGATTCTGCCGACGGACTGCAAACAGCAGGTGGATGAAGACCTTACAGCCGATCAGGTTGAGGGGGTGCGGATCCACTATGCCAGCAGGATTGAGGATGTGCTGGCGGTGACGCTGCCGAAGACTCCTACGGAGAAGGTGCATGACGAGGAGATTCGGGAAGAGGTCATTCACGCTTCGGTGTAAGTGATTTGCGACCGCGGATTTTCACGGAAAGCGGATTGAAGAAGGGCGGTTTGGCGATTGCCAGGCCGCTCTTTTTGTTTGTTTTTTTGTTGTGGTGGAGGGTGCATCTTTATTGGGGTTTTGAGAAAAGTGTGTGGTGAATGTGGTTGGTTTTGTGGTCAGGTTGTGGAGGAAAGTGTGGCTAGTGTGGTTTGTTGATGGTTGTGTTTTTGGAGTTGGGAAATCGGCAGTTTTTCGAACTATTTTTGAGGGTGATCTGCGGCAAAGGCAAAAGCAGGTCCCTGCGGGGATGACAAGCAAGAAAGGCAACAGCAAAAGCAGATCCCTACGGGATGACAACCAAAAACTTGCAACAGCAAATGCAACAGCAACGGCAAAACAAATGCGGGGGTTCTTCCCCGTTCGACTCCGCTCAGGGTCGGAATGACAATTGTGAGGGTGACGCGGGGGAAGGAGTTTGGCGGGGATGATGACGATTGGGCACTCGACGTTGGAGATTGGGGTGTTTTTGCGGGCGCTGGAGGAGAATGGGTGCCGGGTGTTGGTGGATGTTAGGCGGTTTCCGGGGTCGCGGCGGTATCCATGGTTTGGGCAGGCGGCTTTGTTTGGGGCACTGGCGGAGGTGGGGATTCGTGGGGTTTGGCGGGAGGGGTTGGGTGGGAGGCGGGCGGCTCGGATGGATAGCGTGAATCTGGGGTGGAGAAATGAGAGCTTCCGGGGGTATGCGGATTACATGCAGACTCCGGAGTTTGCAGAGGAGATCGATTGGCTGGTGGGGTTGCCGGAGGTCGATGCTGCGGTGGTGATGTGTGCGGAGGCGGTGCCTTGGCGGTGTCATCGGTCGTTGATTGGGGATGCGGTGCTGGCTCGTGGGGTGGAGGTGGAGGACATCTTTGTGGATAAGGATGGACGGAGTTCGCGGCGGCCGCATGTGATGACGGAGTTCGCTCGGGTGGAGAGTGGGAGGGTTTGGTATCCGGGTTTGTTTTCGTGATGTTTGGGGAGGTGGGGAGTCAAACAAGTTGGGTCGGGTATGCTGTCTGGATGCGTGTGCGGGTGCTTTATTTTGGGATTTTAAAGGACGTCTTTGGTTGTGCGGGTTCAGATGTCCTGCTTGCGGAAGGAGCTTCTGTGGCGGATTTGCTGCGGGCTGTTCGTGGGCCAGAGGATTTTTGGGATTCGATTGCTGTGGCTGTGAATCAGGAGTATGCCAAGGCGGAGGATTTGCTGAAGGAAGGGGATGAGGTGGCTTTGTTGCCTCCGGTTAGTGGCGGGTTTGGATAGGAAGGCTTACCCCAGGGGCTAAAGCCCCTTTTCCGAGGAGGTGACAGTACCCCAAGGCTGAAGCCTTGGGGCACTTAGAAGCAAGGACAGGCAAAAGGAACGACAAAAGCAAAGCAGATCCCTACGGGATGACAACAGAAGAGCAACGGCAAGAACAAGAGCAACGGCAAAGACGAAATGCGGGGGTCTCTCCGCTGCGCAGCTCACGATGAAGCTGTGAGCCGCTTCGGTCGAGATGACGATTGTTGGGCAGGTCGACGATTGCTGGGCTGGTTGACGGTAAATGCGGTTGAGGATTTGAGGACAGCTGAGGAGACGATTTGAGGGTTGAGATTTTGGATGGGGTTATTCCGGTTGAGGAGATCGTCGCTGGGATGAAGGCGGGCGCGGATGGGGCTGTGTGTGTCTTCGATGGGATTGTGCGGGACAATACGCGGGGGCGGCGGACGCTGCATTTGGATTATGAGGCGTATCGGGAGATGGCGCTGGAGCAGATGCGTGGGCTGGTTGCGGAGGCGGTGGCGAAGTTTGGGGTGAGGGATGTGGCGGTGGTGCATCGGCTGGGACGGCTGGTGGTGGGGGAGACGAGTGTGCTGATTGTGGTGGCTTCGGCGCATCGGGGGGCGGCGTTTGATGCTTGCCGGTGGCTGATTGATACGTTGAAGAAGACGGTGCCGATTTGGAAGAAGGAGCAATTTGTGGATGGGGCGGTGTGGGCGGATGGGGAGCCTTTCCCAGAGAGCATTGCGCTCAATCAGGCGGCTGAGGTTGCTGCGCAATCGGCGGATGGGGAGCCTTTCCCAGAGAGCATTGCGCTCAATCAGTCGGCTGCCGGAGCGGATAAGGAAGGCGGTCGTCCTTCGGACGATGCCCATATCTCAGAAGCGAGATATGGGGCACCCGATGTGTCGGTGGGGCAGCCGGATAGCGGGTTAGCGAGTCAGCAGGTTAGCAAGTCAGCGGGAGAACGTCGGGGATGAGATTTGCGGGGCTGGTGTTAGGTACGACTTTGCTGCTGCAGGCAGGATATTCGCCGCAGGCTGGATTTTTGCAGGCGCCGATTGTGCGGCGACCGCCTAGTGCGCAGGGGCCTCAGGCTCCGCAGGGTAAGGACGATCAGGTTCCTACGATTAAGGTGGAGACTCGGCTGGTGAATGTGGCCGTGAATGTTGTGGATGCGAAGGGCGCTCCGGTGGGTGGGCTGGGAAAGGATGATTTCGAGATTCTGGAAGATGGGAAGGTTCAGAAGATCGCCTACTTCGAAAAGGAGTCGGTGACGCCGCTTTCGATTGTGCTGGCGATTGATGCGAGCGAGAGCGTGCTGCGGGATGAGCGGCTGGAGAAGAATGCGGCGAAGCATTTTGTGCGGGCGTTGCTGCGGGATCAGGATGAGCTGGACCTGATGCAGTTTGCCGATTCGGTGAGGGAGATTGTCTCGTTTACGAATCAGAAGAAGCGAATTGAGAGTGGGCTGGAGGATCTGCAGCGGGGGAGCTCTACGGCGCTGTACGACGCGATTTATCTGGGGTCTGACAGGCTTTCAACGACTTCGGCGTCGGATGGGCGGCGGCGGGTGCTGGTGCTGATTACCGATGGCGAGGACACGGTGAAGGGGTCTCGGTATGGGCAGGCGCTGGAGGAGGCCCAGCGGGCCGGGGCGATGGTGTACTCGCTGATTATTGTGCCGGTGGCGGCGGATGCGGGGAGGAATACGGGCGGGGAGCATGCGCTGATTCAGATGGCTGAGGATACGGGCGGGAAGTACTACTACGTGGAGGATCCGCAGGACCTGGAGCCGGCGCTGGCACATGTGTCGGATGACCTGAGGACGCAGTATGTGCTGGGGTACTATGCTCCGCATGGCGGGGATAGCTCGTTCCGGAAGATCAGGGTGCGGATGAAGGATTCTGATCTGCAGGGTAAGTTCAATGTGCGGCATCGCAGTGGGTATTATGCGGATGCCCGGTGAGGCAGGGTGTAGGGAACAGAGGCATCAGTAGGGGTACTGATGCCCGTGGCGGGCAGAGGCTGTTTTTCTCTGGATTAGCCTTCGGCGGTGGTGGGGTCGATGATGGTTTTGATGGGGGTGATGGTGTCGGCGGGGAGGCCGGCGTCGGCGGCGTGTTGGCGGATGAGGTCTTCGCTGGGGGCGATGTAGACGCAGACGATCTTGTCAGCCGTGACGTAGGAGTGAACCCACTGGATCTCGGGGCCGAGCTTGCGGAGGACGGAGCAGGAGTTCTGGGAGGCCGCTACGAGCTGGTGGGGGGTGAGGTTGCCTACGTTGGGCATGTTGCGTTCGATGAGGAACTTTGGCACGGTGGATCCTTTCTCGGAGAGTGAGGTCGTTGCTTCTTGTTGCTTATTCAAGGGTAGATTTGGCCCGGTGAGGATCGTGTCACTACGGTGTCACTAGGTTGTCAGAATGTAATAGTACGCCCGGGGGGCTCTCTGGAAGTGGCTTTAGAGGATTACATTTAGAGTGTGGGATTGAGAGGGAGATCGTGAGTCGACTTGAGTTTGTGGGCGAGGCGGAGAAGATTGCACGCGAGGCTGGGGCTTTGCTGCGTGGGTTTTACGAAAAGGGTGTCGCTACGGAGTACAAGGGCGATGTGGATCTGGTGACGGAGGCGGACAGGGCCAGCGAGAAGCTGATTGTTTCGCGGCTGAAGGCGGCGTTTCCGGGGCATGGGATCTTTGGCGAGGAGGGGACGCGGGACGGACTGGAGAGCGAGTATCGGTGGTATGTCGATCCGCTGGATGGAACGACGAACTTTGCGCATGGGTTTCCGGCGTTCTGCGTGTTGCTGGGACTGGAGCACAGGGCTCCGGGGCTGGCGGCGGATGCGGATGGCGAGATGGTGGCCGCGGTGACGTATGATCCGCTGCGGAACGAGATGTTTGAGGCGGAGAAGGGTAAGGGCGCGTGGTTGAATGGACGGCGGATTCATGTGTCGAAGACGAAGACGCTGCAGGAGTCGCTGACGGCTACGGGGTTTCCTAGCCATAAGCGGCATATGAATCCGAACGTCTATTTTTATCAGCAGATTACGCTGCGGTCGCATGGGGTTAGGCGGGCTGGGAGTGCGGGGCTGGATTTGGCGTATGTAGCTTGCGGGCGGCTGGATGGGTTCTGGGAGTTCAATCTGAATCCGTGGGATACTTCGGCGGGCTTGTTGCTGGTGGAGGAGGCGGGGGGAACGGTGACTCATTTTGATGGCGGCAAGTTTACGCTGGATAGTCACGAGGTGCTGGCTACGAATGGGCTGATTCTGGGGGAGATGTCGCATATCTTTACGGAGATGTTTGCGGGTCGGGGGTTGGAGGCTATACCGACTCCGGCGGAGTTTGCGGCTAGGCGAGCGGAGATGGAGAAATAGGTCCGAAAGAGTCCTATTTATGCGGGATTTTGATTTGCAGTCGTGGTAAGGTGTGCTGTTAGAATCGTGTCAAAGCTCAACAGCAAAAAGATTTTTAGCGGGGCAGAGGGAGAATTAAAGAGATGGCTTATGTGATTGCGGAACCGTGCATCGGGACGAAGGATACGGCTTGCGTCGATGCTTGCCCGGTGGATTGTATCCACCCGAAGAAGGATGAGACGGGACACGGTGAGGCCGAACAGCTGTTCATCGATCCGGTAGAGTGCATCGATTGCGGCGCGTGCGTGCCGGTGTGCCCGGTTTCGGCGATCTATGCTGGCGACGATCTGCCGGAGAAGTGGGCGGAGTTCCAGACGAAGAATGCGACCCACTACGGGCGGTAGGTTTTCGAAGTTCAGGTTCAGGCGCGCGGCTCTCAGGGGCCGCGCGTTTTCGTTTTTGTGGTTGGCCGGAGTGAGATACTGGCGTGCATGGATGGGAGGTTGGAGGCGCGGGAGCTGCGAGCGTTTCTGGAGAGATTCGATCCGGTTGCAGGGCAGTTGGCTGTGGCGGCTCGGGATCTGATTCTCGATGTGTTTCCTGATGCGATCGAGACGGCGGAAGGCAAGGAGATTGGGTTCGGATTCGATCGTGGCTACAAAGGGTTGGTGTTTGCGCTTTCGATGAAACGAAGTGGGATTAATTTGGGTGTTGCCGGGGGTGCTGGCCTGGCTGATCCGGATGGTCTGCTGAAGGGGACGGGCAAGGTGCACAGGCATGTGCCGGTGTCGGATGTTGCTGCGTTGTCGGATCCTGCGCTGCGTCGATTGTTGGGGCGCGCATTGGCAGTGCGACGGGCTGAATTTGGGGAGAGGTGTTGATGAAGAGTCTGGCGTCGGCGGAGGTGTTGTCGGAGACGAGGGCGCGGCTTCTGCGGGTTGCGACGGATGACCAGCCGTTGTGGGGGCGGATGACGGTGTGGCAGATGATGCGGCATCTGGGGTGCTCGTCTGAATTGGCGTTGGGTGAGCGGCCGATGGAGCCGGTGAAAGGGGTGCCGTCGGCGTTGATAAAGTTTGTGGCGCTGCGGACGGCGCTACCCTGGCCGAAGAATTCGAAGACGATGCCGGAACTGATACAGGCGCTGGATGAGTGTCCGGAGACTGGATTTGAGGAGTTGGTAGGTGTGGCTGTGGCGAAGATGGAGGATGTCGCGAGGGCGACGCGGCTGGCACCGAAGCATCCGATATTTGGGAGTATGACGACGGCGGACTGGATGCGGCTGGGGTATCTGCATGCGGATCATCATCTGCGGCAGTTTGGCCGGTAAGGATGATTCAGCGCGTTGGAGAGGCGATTGTGCTGCGGGTGTGGCCGTTTCAGGAGGCCGACCTGCTGGTGAGCCTGTTTACTCGGGAGCAGGGACGGGTGAAGGGTGTGGCGCGGCATGCGCTGCGGTCTCGGCGGCGGTTTGGGGGGGCGCTGGAGCCGATGACGTATGTGAGGGCGACCTATGCGGAGAGGCCGAAGCAGGAGTTGGTGAGGCTGGATTCGTTTGAGATTTTGAGCTCGCCGCTGAGCCGGCCGGTGGATTATGAGCGGACGGCTGCGCTGCAATTTGTTGCCGAGGTGCTGGAAGAGCTGCCGGAGGGGGTGGTGGACGATGCGGTGTTTCGTCTGGCGCTGGCGGTGGTAGAGGAGATGCAAGTGGGGAGGGTGTGGCTGCCGGTGACGTATTTTGCGCTGTGGATGAATCGGTTGATGGGGTGGATGCCGGAGTTGGGGCATTGTGTGGTGTGCGGGCTGGATTTGCGCGGGGGGACGGTTTGGTACTCGGGGACTAGCGATGGGGTGACTTGTTCGGATGATCGACGGAATGGGAGTGTGGGGCTTTCGGCGGCTTCGGTGGGGGAGGCGGTGAGGATCTTTCGGGGGAGTGTGGGGGAGTTGGCTAAGGAGGAGTGGCCGAAGGGGCGGGGGGTGGATTTGCGGCGGTTTGCGGTGGAGACTCTGGAACGGCATTTGGAGCGACGATTGGTTAGTGCTCGGGCTTTGGGGCGGGGGTAGTGATTGGTTGGGGAGAGCGGTCGTCCTTCGGGCATCGGCGCTTGGGAGTAACCCCAACCTTCACGAATAGTCAGGCGCTCTTGCAGATGGTTCGAATTGCTTCGATGTAGTCCAGAGGATTGGAGGCGAGCTCGAAGCACACGGATATGTGTCCTTCGGATAGATCGATGACAAGCTGGTAAAAGTTTCCGTACCCGACTAAGACGAACCGTGATCCTCCACAGTCCACGTTGCCG encodes:
- a CDS encoding DUF488 family protein, producing MMTIGHSTLEIGVFLRALEENGCRVLVDVRRFPGSRRYPWFGQAALFGALAEVGIRGVWREGLGGRRAARMDSVNLGWRNESFRGYADYMQTPEFAEEIDWLVGLPEVDAAVVMCAEAVPWRCHRSLIGDAVLARGVEVEDIFVDKDGRSSRRPHVMTEFARVESGRVWYPGLFS
- a CDS encoding MoaD/ThiS family protein, whose product is MRVRVLYFGILKDVFGCAGSDVLLAEGASVADLLRAVRGPEDFWDSIAVAVNQEYAKAEDLLKEGDEVALLPPVSGGFG
- a CDS encoding molybdenum cofactor biosynthesis protein MoaE gives rise to the protein MRVEILDGVIPVEEIVAGMKAGADGAVCVFDGIVRDNTRGRRTLHLDYEAYREMALEQMRGLVAEAVAKFGVRDVAVVHRLGRLVVGETSVLIVVASAHRGAAFDACRWLIDTLKKTVPIWKKEQFVDGAVWADGEPFPESIALNQAAEVAAQSADGEPFPESIALNQSAAGADKEGGRPSDDAHISEARYGAPDVSVGQPDSGLASQQVSKSAGERRG
- a CDS encoding VWA domain-containing protein, whose amino-acid sequence is MRFAGLVLGTTLLLQAGYSPQAGFLQAPIVRRPPSAQGPQAPQGKDDQVPTIKVETRLVNVAVNVVDAKGAPVGGLGKDDFEILEDGKVQKIAYFEKESVTPLSIVLAIDASESVLRDERLEKNAAKHFVRALLRDQDELDLMQFADSVREIVSFTNQKKRIESGLEDLQRGSSTALYDAIYLGSDRLSTTSASDGRRRVLVLITDGEDTVKGSRYGQALEEAQRAGAMVYSLIIVPVAADAGRNTGGEHALIQMAEDTGGKYYYVEDPQDLEPALAHVSDDLRTQYVLGYYAPHGGDSSFRKIRVRMKDSDLQGKFNVRHRSGYYADAR
- a CDS encoding DUF4242 domain-containing protein, producing MPKFLIERNMPNVGNLTPHQLVAASQNSCSVLRKLGPEIQWVHSYVTADKIVCVYIAPSEDLIRQHAADAGLPADTITPIKTIIDPTTAEG
- a CDS encoding inositol monophosphatase family protein; translated protein: MSRLEFVGEAEKIAREAGALLRGFYEKGVATEYKGDVDLVTEADRASEKLIVSRLKAAFPGHGIFGEEGTRDGLESEYRWYVDPLDGTTNFAHGFPAFCVLLGLEHRAPGLAADADGEMVAAVTYDPLRNEMFEAEKGKGAWLNGRRIHVSKTKTLQESLTATGFPSHKRHMNPNVYFYQQITLRSHGVRRAGSAGLDLAYVACGRLDGFWEFNLNPWDTSAGLLLVEEAGGTVTHFDGGKFTLDSHEVLATNGLILGEMSHIFTEMFAGRGLEAIPTPAEFAARRAEMEK
- a CDS encoding ferredoxin family protein, translating into MAYVIAEPCIGTKDTACVDACPVDCIHPKKDETGHGEAEQLFIDPVECIDCGACVPVCPVSAIYAGDDLPEKWAEFQTKNATHYGR
- a CDS encoding DUF1801 domain-containing protein, whose product is MDGRLEARELRAFLERFDPVAGQLAVAARDLILDVFPDAIETAEGKEIGFGFDRGYKGLVFALSMKRSGINLGVAGGAGLADPDGLLKGTGKVHRHVPVSDVAALSDPALRRLLGRALAVRRAEFGERC
- a CDS encoding DinB family protein, which encodes MKSLASAEVLSETRARLLRVATDDQPLWGRMTVWQMMRHLGCSSELALGERPMEPVKGVPSALIKFVALRTALPWPKNSKTMPELIQALDECPETGFEELVGVAVAKMEDVARATRLAPKHPIFGSMTTADWMRLGYLHADHHLRQFGR
- the recO gene encoding DNA repair protein RecO, with protein sequence MIQRVGEAIVLRVWPFQEADLLVSLFTREQGRVKGVARHALRSRRRFGGALEPMTYVRATYAERPKQELVRLDSFEILSSPLSRPVDYERTAALQFVAEVLEELPEGVVDDAVFRLALAVVEEMQVGRVWLPVTYFALWMNRLMGWMPELGHCVVCGLDLRGGTVWYSGTSDGVTCSDDRRNGSVGLSAASVGEAVRIFRGSVGELAKEEWPKGRGVDLRRFAVETLERHLERRLVSARALGRG